From the genome of Ammospiza caudacuta isolate bAmmCau1 chromosome 12, bAmmCau1.pri, whole genome shotgun sequence:
TGCTGGCAGCAGTCACACTAAAGCAGTTCCCATCcccaagcaaagcagcaaaggaGCTCCCCACTGCCTGGTTCAGCCATTTCACAGCAGTGCAAATCCCCACACAAAGGCGAGAGGCAGTGGGGCCAGTCCAACCACTTGCAGGTAGCTTGGCTAAGGTGCTGCAAGAGGGCTGAATTTTGGAAGGGGAGACCTCCCTGAACACAGCCAGGGTGAGATGCACCAGATGTGCCCCCTCACAGCGTGACACTCGGCTGCTAAGCTGATGCTGTGCCCCGGAGAGGTGaggctgcagacagcagcagccctgggaagcagcacaCCACATTCCCAAGCGGTGAGTATGAAAAGAGATGTTCTGCCAACTACCTACCAATGAAAGCAATGGCCTCGGGAAAGAACTGCGAGAGGTTCTGGCTCCAGTGATCTGAGATGGGGATCTGCTTGTACTTGAACTCTCCGTCATGCTCAAACATGTTTGGCAGGTTAGGAGTCACATTCAGGATGTACTTAATGCCGTATTTGCCCAGGACATCCAGGTTGGTGGAATctttggcacagcccaggtacAGGTAAGGTAGGATCTGGACTGGAAAGGCAGGCTGATTGTTGGGGATGGGGCTCCCGTCTGACTccgtggcactgctgggctccctGTCGGATTCGCCATCCGAGCAGTCAGAACTTATCCGCAGCCCTCCCAGGCCAAGGACTGATGCTGGGGGAGAGTTGCTGGGTGAGGAGCTGTCAAGGTTTGTCTCGCAGTGCTCAGAATATTCAGTCTGAAACTTGTTAAAGCCACCTGGAagggggaaaggagagagggaaagggagaggcagagagaaagaaaaagatgttttaatCTTCAGGATGGCTAATCCTTCCACCTGTGAACATGTTACTCAGAAAGTCTTTACCAGCAAGAAGTTGGTATCCCTTCAACTTCACAGCAAGAAAagcatttccctgctcccttaTCTTCCCTGGGCAAACTGATACTGAGCAAACAGGTCCCAGGAGAGTAAGGAGTGGTTCTTGCAAAGTTCAATATTGCTTGTGAAAAATAGGGCCAAATCTCaaccacaaaagaaaaacatccgCAAATAAAATCAATGCCAAGACAATCTCGCCTTGCCAGCCTCTCAAAAATAAGGGTCTGGGGCAGCTTAGGCAAGAGCTATTACTGCCACTTAGAGAGAAAAGTATTCATGTCTGAAAAGACAGATCAGGGACAACCACCCCACACTCACCCCAGGCACTAAAACTCCACGAAATGATTCACCTCCAAGCACGAAAAAAGACCCTAAGTTTTGCCACAGACTGATCCTcgaaattattttattactacAAAATAGGTTTTGCAACAGAGCAGTGTCACAGGTTTGTTCTTCACCCAAAGCAcagcaggggcacagagggaTGAGACCCTTCACGTCTGCCCTTAAGACTTTTTCTGGCTCTTCAGCTCAGTTGCTTGGGAAGGAAGGCAGAGGCGCAAAAACCCCACCGATCTACCTCCTTTCCAGGCGGTATTAAAGCGGAGCTCAGCCATCGGGATCTGACACTGACAAATGGTTTAATTAGAAAGGGCTCCTGGAAACTTCGTTAGTGGGTTCGGCGGTTGTGGCGGGGTCACTGAGCAGGACAGACAGCTCCTGCCACATCCATTCATGAAAAAGGCTCGTCCtcgccctcctcctccccccgcGCCGCCAGACAGCGCCGAGGAGCCATTTTGGaattttaattagaaacattTCCCACCGAGGCTCCCggaaaaaggcagagaaagggGCTCAGCTCCTCCCCTGCCCATCGGGGAGAGCTGAGGAGTAACTTTAAAACCGCTCCTTCCAGCTGGGGATGAGCACGACCGGGAGAGAAGCGGGAATGCAAAGCGAGGAGGGAGCAACGGAGCCCATGGGGATGGGCTGATAGGATGGGAGACTCGCCCACGGGCAGGGATCGGAGGGTCGAGGGGGAATGGGATCAACCCCTGTGCTGGCCCCTCACCATGTTTTGAAGGAGGCGTGTGCGGGCTGCGCAGCCCCGAGGGCCGGTCCCGAAATACCTGACTGCCCCCCTGCCGCCCCACCCCGCCACCAGGGCTTCTCCGGCTCCCCAAAAAGGGTCTATCAAGGAACAGCCGTGTTTTTTAAAGAGCTGCAAGTGGCAACTTTCTTGACCACTCTCCCCCACGCACGCTCCTCCGCTCTCCTGTTATTCCTGCCTCAAAGCCGCCACCCAGCGACCGGATCgggagcactgggaggatgggaagggtcccagcagcccagctgcgGGCTCTGCTCAGCCCGCTGCGATCTTCCAAAATggccaaaaacaccccaaaaaaccaaagctCCCAAAGCACCCCCCGCCCTGGCGGAGGGGCGTGTGCGGGGTTCGGCTCCCCCGCAGCGCAGCTCCCCGCTCCCCATCGCCGTGTCCCGGGGGAGCCGGGCTGCCCTCTCCCAGACCATCACTGCCTGGCAAAGGGGGAGGAAAACCCTAGCGAGAGCTTTTAGGTTATGTGGGgaggtaaaataaaaaaagagaagggcTCTCTTGCCCCTCAAAATCCAGCCATTCCTCCCggagggctggagaggagcctgGTGCCTGCGCGGGGAAGCTCCCTCCGGGGAGCGGAGGCGAGGGGCGCCCGGCGTTGCCCAGCCGGGATCGCTTTGGGACGGGCAGCGCTGGAGGGGCCGCGCCGGCGGCGAGCCTGGGGGGCTCCTCCCGCCGCTACCGGGGAGGCGACGCAGGAAGGAGCGGGGCGCTCCCGGCCGCTTCCAGCCTGCGACCATTTTGTGCGGGGGATTAAAGCGGGATGCagaggaggggagaaaaaaaaaatcaaagagaaaaatagaaacaaatcaGGCAGAATGGATAAGAGAAGGAAGCAAAACGAGTCAGCCACCTCCGTCCGACCAGTGGATGAGCACCCTAGGGATGGAGCGGCCGGCCAGGGGCTGCGCAGGGGGACACGGAcaagggctgcgggagcgggacggggcaggagggagggcgAGGGGCGCCTCACCTTTCAGGTAATAGGCTTTGCAGCCGTCATCGCGCAGCTTCTGGAGCAGGAGCCCCAGCACGGAGGTGGCGGCACCGCTGTCCTGCCAGTCGGCGGTGGCCTCGTCGTAGAGCAGCACCGTGTCGGCCTTGCAGCGCTTAACGAAGCGCTCCTTATCCTCGTGGTTGGGAATGATGGAGCGGATGGGCAAGTTGCCCTTCTTGAGGCGGCGCAGCATGAGCCCGGGGATGGCCAGGTTGATGGCCGTCTCGATGTGCGAGCTCTCGAACAGCTCGTGGGGGCGGCAGtcgagcagcagcagcgagcGGCCGCCGCCCgactccagctcctcctgcagccactcCGCGCTCTTGCACGGCATCGCCGCAGCCATGGGCGCCCGCGGGGAGCTCCCCCAGACCTGCGTTTTCATGGGGCTCGGCAGCGGCGGCCGCCAGCGCCCGGCCCGCCGGCCACCCACGCGGCGTCCGGAcgcggccccgctccgctgGGTCGGTCTTCCGCTACGCCGGACGCGGCTCCGCTCAGCACGGCCGCGGGTGCGCGGTGTGTGCGGCCCGGAGCGCGGCGGCCCCCGTCCTGCCCTAGGCGCTGCGCCCCATGCCGGCGGCCTCAATTAAAGCGGCGCTCGGCCGGCGGCTCGGCGAGTCATGCCTCGGGaggcggggcggcggcggggccgcgcctcAGCCCCGCCCGGCGCCGCGCCGCGCACacgccggccccggccccgccccccgcgcccccacAGCCAATGAGGCgcggcgggggcagcggggcggcCCAATATGGAcaggggcggggccgcggcgggggcAGAGCGCGGGAAgggccgcggggccgcgggAGCCGCAGGGCGCGGGCACGGCACCGGGAACCGGGCACGGCACCAGGCACGGCACCTAACTGCACTGCACGGCACCGGGAACCGGGCACGGCACCAGGCACGGCACCTAACTGCACTGCACGACACCAGGCACGGCACGGCACCTAACTGCACGGCACGGCACCAGGCACGGCACCTAACTGCACTGCACGGCACcaggcacggcacggcacggcccgcCCGGGCTGAGCCCGGGCCCTTCACCCGAGCGTGGGCTTAATACAAAGGTCAGGCAGTGAAGTGACCCAGCCCACGGGCCGGAGGGTGCGCAGGCCCGCGTGGGTTCCGAGTGGGTCGTGCCAAGCCCTGTTTGGTCTTTGACAGGAACTCacagtttcaaaataaaatccacTCAGACTCATTAAGCCTCTGCATTGCCTTTCG
Proteins encoded in this window:
- the DUSP7 gene encoding dual specificity protein phosphatase 7 yields the protein MKTQVWGSSPRAPMAAAMPCKSAEWLQEELESGGGRSLLLLDCRPHELFESSHIETAINLAIPGLMLRRLKKGNLPIRSIIPNHEDKERFVKRCKADTVLLYDEATADWQDSGAATSVLGLLLQKLRDDGCKAYYLKGGFNKFQTEYSEHCETNLDSSSPSNSPPASVLGLGGLRISSDCSDGESDREPSSATESDGSPIPNNQPAFPVQILPYLYLGCAKDSTNLDVLGKYGIKYILNVTPNLPNMFEHDGEFKYKQIPISDHWSQNLSQFFPEAIAFIDEARSKKCGILVHCLAGISRSVTVTVAYLMQKLNLSLNDAYDFVKRKKSNISPNFNFMGQLLDFERTLGLNSPCDNRSPSEQLYFTTPTNHNLFQLNTLEST